One window of Biomphalaria glabrata chromosome 6, xgBioGlab47.1, whole genome shotgun sequence genomic DNA carries:
- the LOC106073809 gene encoding cysteine-rich motor neuron 1 protein-like, which yields MASGQALYLLYVFSTSAVCLGYGATIVDAVKPHRCEDLLCAEPPLGCIAHAFKNEFNCPIKCSYSCGAPWCLPRTCAEHCPGDYAKDKMGCLTCDCKPSCEQKRCWVDCPFGYLRDKTGCRTCACAFSNTLPPVLLTSTTSTLQQKPSENEAVSTRKGTQWSSSAPKATTTTPKSLYCILSSETTTSVST from the exons atggccAGCGGTCAAGCtttatatttactttatgtctttTCAACTAGTGCAGTGTGCTTGGGCTATGGAGCTACCATAGTAGACG CGGTGAAACCACACAGATGTGAAGACCTGCTTTGTGCTGAACCGCCACTAGGATGCATAGCCCACGCCTTCAAAAATGAATTCAACTGCCCAATAAAGTGCAGTTACTCGTGCGGCGCTCCTTGGTGTCTGCCACGCACCTGCGCCGAGCACTGCCCAGGGGACTACGCCAAAGACAAAATGGGCTGCCTCACGTGCGATTGTAAGCCTTCTTGTGAGCAGAAGCGCTGCTGGGTGGATTGCCCTTTCGGTTACCTTCGAGACAAAACGGGGTGCAGGACTTGCGCATGCGCGTTCAGCAATACTCTGCCGCCTGTCTTGTTGACATCAACGACGTCTACTCTACAGCAGAAGCCAAGTGAAAACGAGGCTGTCTCTACAAGAAAAGGCACACAATGGAGCAGCTCCGCTCCTAAAGCTACCACCACAACACCAAAATCTTTGTATTGCATTTTAAGTAGCGAAACTACGACTTCAGTCAGTACCTAA